CGATCAGCTCGGCCAGGTCGGTCTCCCACGCGGTGATGCCGTGCGCGGCGAGTGCCTCGTTGAGCCCGATCTCCTGCGTCGCCATCGACTTGACCTTGACGACCTCGTCGGCGTCGTGCTGCCGGGCGATCGAGGCGACGATCTCGCACGCCTCGGCCGCGTCGCGCGCCCAGTGCACCGTGGCGCCCCGCTCGGTCAGCGACCTCTCCAGCCGCAGCAGGTGCTCGTCGAGGTGGTGCAGCACGTTGTCCTTGATCGCCGCGCCCGCCAGGCGCAGCTCCTCCCACTCGTCCACCTCGCCGACCACCGCGGCCCGCTTCGCGCGGATCGTGCTGGTGGCGTGCGCGAGGTTGCGGCGCAGCTGGGCGTCCGACAACGCCTCCCGCGCCGCGGCCGGGAAGGCCGGCATCCCCACGAAAGTCCCGCTCATGCGTCCTCCGTCCGGGCCAGAACCTCGGCCAGGTGCATCACGCGCACCCCGGTGCGCTGCCGCGACAGCAGCCCGCCGATGTGCAGCAGGCACGAGTTGTCCCCGGCGACCAGCACCTCGGCGCCGGTGCCGAGCACGTGCCGCGCCTTGTCCGCGCCCATCGCGGTCGAGGTTTCCGCGTTCTTCACCGCGAACGTGCCGCCGAACCCGCAGCACTCGTTCGCGGCGGGCAGCTCCACCAGGTCGATCCCGCGCACCGCGCGCAACAGCCGCAGCGGCCGGTCGCCGACCCCGAGCATCCGCAGCGAGTGGCAGGTCGGGTGGTAGGTGACGCGGTGCGGGAAGTAGGCGCCCACGTCGGTCACACCGAGCACGTCGACCAGGAACTCGGTCAGCTCGTACACCTTCGGCGACGTTTGCGCCACCGCCTCGGCCAGCCGGTCGTCCCCGCTGCGCCGCGCGACCATCGCGTGCTGGTGCCGCACCGACCCGGCGCACGAACCGGACGGGGTGACGATCGCGTCGTACCCGGCGAAGGCGTCGACGAAGTTGCGGACCACCGGCACGGCCTCGTCGAGGTAACCGGTGTTGACCATCGGCTGCGCGCAGCAGGTCTGCGCCGCCGGGAAGTCCGCCGCCACCCCGAGCCGCCGCAACAGCGTGAACACCGCTTCGCCGGTGTCCGGGAACATCGCGTCGTTGATGCAGGTGACCTGCACGGCGACCCTCATGCCACCACCCCCGGATCGATCCGTGCCGCCGCCCCGGCCCAGTCCGCCGCGTCGCCGGCCGGTTCGTAGCGGCGCAGTTCGTGCGTCGCCCGGATCAGGGCCCGCATCGCCGCCAGGTCCGGCAGGTCCGCGCCCAGTGCCCGGGCCTGGACGAGCACGTTGCCCAGCGCGGCGGCCTCGACCGGCCCGGCCAGCACCGGCACGCCACAGGCGTCGGCGGTCAGCTGGCACAGCAGCTCGTTACGTGCGCCGCCGCCGACGACGTGCACGACGTCGACCGGCCGCCCGGTCAGCTCGGACGCCTGGCGCACGGTCCGGCGATAGGCGAGCGCGAGGCTGTCGAGCACGCACCGGGCGATCTCCCCCGGCGTCTCCGGCACGCGCTGACCGGTGTCCGCGCACACCTGCCGGATCCGCGCGGGCATGTCCCCGGGCGGTAAGAACACCGGCGCGTCGATGTCCACGACCGCGGACAACGCCGGCACCCCGGCGGCCTGCGCCAGCACCTCCGACAGCGGCACCGGTGTGCCCCGCGCCTGCCACGTGCGCAACGACTCCGACAGCACCCACAGGCCCGTCACGTTGCGCAGGAACCGGATCGTGCCGTCGACTCCGGCCTCGTTGGTGAAGTTCGCGGCCCGCGCCGCATCGCCCAGCTCGGGGGCCTCCAGCTCCAGGCCGACCAGCGACCAGGTGCCGGAGGAGATGTAGGCGAAGTTCGTGCCCGGCTCGGCCGGCACCCCCACCACGGCCGACGCCGTGTCGTGCGAGCCGACCGCGACCACCGGCAGCTCCGGCAGCGCCAGTTCGGCGGCCAGGTCGGGCCGCAGCGTGCCGACCACGGTGCCGGGGTCGTGCAGCGGCGGCAGCAACCGGTGCGGGATGCCGAGCCGCTCGGCCAGCCCGGTCGCCCAGTCCCGCGACCGCACGTCGTAGAGCTGGGTGGTGGAGGCGTTGGTGCGCTCGGCCCCGCGCGCCCCGGTCAGCCAGTAGTTCAGCAGGTCCGGGATCAGCAGCATCGTCTCGGCGGATCGCAGGTCGTGCTCGGCCAGCAGCTGGTACAGCGTGTTGAACGGCAGCTGCTGCAAACCGGTGATGCCGAACAGCTCGCGTGCCGGGACGGTCTCCAGCACCCGCTCGGGAATGCCCGCGGTACGGGAGTCGCGGTAGTTCACGGGGTTGCCCAGCAGCGCGCCCGAGGCGTCGAGCAACCCGTAGTCCACAGCCCAGGAGTCTATGCCGATACCGGCCAGTTCACCGTCCCGATGCGCGGCCCGGATGCCGGTCAGCACCTCCCGGTACAGGCCGAGGACGTCCCAGTGCAGGGTCGAGCCCCCGGCGCGAGCGACCCGGACGCCGCCGTTGGGAAACCGGTGCACCTCCGCCACCGACAGCACCCCGGGGCCGACCGTGCCGGCCATGACCCGCCCGCTGGAGGCCCCCAGGTCGGCAGCCGCCAGCCGCATCACACCCGCACCACGCGCAGCTCGAGGCCGAGCAGGTCGGCCACCGCCGTCAGCTCCGGCACCCGGTGCCCGACGCCCAGCGCCCAGTGGTGGTCGACGCCGGTGCCCGACCAGGCGTCGGTCCACTCCCCCGGGTCGCACCCGAAGTCCACCCGGGAGGTGGTGTTGCCGATCTCCAGCAGCGGGCCGGGCACGACCGCACCCTCGGACGCGACCAGCGAGAACGTGCCGTCCCGGTCCTGCCCGAGGCCGAGCAGGGTGACCGGGCCGTGCCGGACGTCGAACTCGACCGACACGCCCCAGCCGCGCTTGCCGTGGTAGACGCCCAGGCCGCGCAGCAACGGCTTGCGGGCGCTGATCGCCAGGTGCGCCGGGCCGTCGTGACCCATTTCGACCACGTTGTCCCGGAAGTTGAGCGCCTGCAGCTCGGTGAACGAGCCACCCGCACCGAGCCGGTCCATGATCAGCATCGCCAGGGAGTTGCGCAGCTCGTACTCGCCCGCCGCCGGGATGCCGCGCGCGGTGAGCAGCGACGCGCCGAGGATGAACCCGGCGCCGACGCGCTCGTGGGTCTCGCCGTCCAGCCCGCGGTGGTAGTAGGCCAGGGAGTCCAGCGCGAAGTCCTCGACGAGCCGGTCCAGCGCCACCGACACCTTCGCGCCCCAGGCGAAGTCGTCCTCGACGACCGAGTCGTCCACGTCGAAGATCTCCCGCGCCAGGTCCATCCGCGCGCGGGTTTCGGCGTCGGTGACCTGCTCCACCCGCACCCGCAGGTCGTCGATCTCCAGGATCTCCACGTGCCCGCCGAGCTGCGCGGACACCAGGGTCGGGTCGGTGGCGACGTCCATCATGCCCGGGTAGAGGTGGCCGAGCAGGCCGTGCCGCCCGTGCCGCAGCGCCGCACGCACCCCGGCCGCGGCGATCCACCGCTCGATGCGGGTCCACGCCCGCTCGTCCTCCAGGTACCCGGACACCGACCGGAACTCGACGCCGGCGCGGCGGAAGGCGTTGGCCATCTCCGGCAGCGGGCAGGCGCCGCAGTAGGCCAGCCACGCGCCGGTGTCGAAGGTCGCGTGGTCCATCGCCTCGGTCGGCTGCAGGTTGAGCAGCAGCACGGGTGCGCCGCTGCGCTGCGCGACCGGCACCAGAATGCTGGACGTGAGGTACGTGGTGAGGAAGCCGATGATCACGTCGCAGTCGGCGACCCGCAGCTCCTCCGCCGCGGCCGCGCCCTCCCGAGCGTCCGACACGAATCCGGCGTCCACCACCTCGCAGTCCAAACCGGACAGACGCTCGGCCACGCGCCGTGCCGACGCCTGCAACTGCGGCAACAGCTGGGGGAACTGCGGCCAGTACGCGCCGAGGCCACCGGCGACGAGGCCGACGCGGGTGCGCCGCGGCGTGATCCGCTCCAGGGTCATGTGTCCCAGTCCTTTCCCGCGTCAGCGGAGGAACGCGGCCGCGACACCCGCGTCGACGGGCACGTGCAGGCCGGTGGTGTGGGTCAGGTCGCCGCCGGTGAGCGCGAACACCGCCGCAGCGACGTGCTCGGGCAGCACCTCGCGCTTGAGGATGGTGCGCTGGGCGTAGAACTTGCCCAGGTCCTCCTCCGGCACACCGTAGACGGCGGCCCGCTGCGCGCCCCAGCCCCCGGCGAAGATCCCGGAGCCGCGCACCACCCCGTCGGGGTTGACGCCGTTGACGCGGATGCCGTGCTCGCCCAGCTCGGCCGCCAGCAGCCGCACCTGGTGCGCCTGGTCGGCCTTGGCCGCGCCGTAGGCGACGTTGTTCGGGCCGGCGAACACCGAGTTCTTCGACGAGATGTAGACGATGTCGCCGCCGAGACCCTGCGCGATCATCGCCTTCGCCGCGGCCCGCGACACCAGGAACGAGCCCTTGGCCATCACGTCGTGCTGGAAGTCCCAGTCCTTCTCGGTGGTCTCCAGCAGCGGCTTCGAAATGGACAGACCGGCGTTGTTGACCACCAGGTCGATACCGCCGAACGCGAGCACGGTCGCGTCGACCGCGGCGGACACCGCGTCGGCGTCGGTCACGTTCGCAACCACGGAGACCGCCCGGTCGGTGCCGCCGATGCTCCGCGCGACCTCCTCGGCCGCGTCGCCGTTGAGGTCGGCGATCGCGACGCACGCGCCCTCGGCGGCGAGCCGTTCGGCGATGGCGCGGCCGATGCCCGAGCCCGCGCCGGTGACCAGCGCGACCCGGCCCGCGAGCGGCTTCGGCTTGGGCATCCGCTGGAGCTTGGCCTCCTCCAGCGCCCAGTACTCGATGCGGAACTTCTCGCTCTCCGGGATCGGCGCGTAGCGGGACACCGCCTCGGCGCCGCGCATCACGTTGATCGCGTTGACGTAGAACTCGCCCGCGACGCGCGCGGTCTGCTTGTCCTTGCCGAAGGAGAACATGCCCACGCCGGGCACGAGCACGATCGCCGGGTCGGCACCGCGCATCGCGGGACTGTCCGGCGTGGCGTGCCGCTCGTAGTAGGCGCGGTAGTCGGCGCGGTAGGCGGCGTGCAGCTCGGTCAGCCGTGCGACGACGTCCGCCAGCGGCGCGGTGCCCGGCAGGTCGACCACCAGCGGGCGGACCTTGGTGCGCAGGAAGTGGTCCGGGCACGAGGTGCCCAGCGCGGCGAGCGGTTGCAGCTTCTCCCGGGACAGGAAGTCCAGCACCACGTCGCTGTCGGTGTAGTGCCCGACCTGGCGCTGGTCGGTCGAGGCGAGGCCGCGGATCACCGGCGCGAGCGCGGCGGCCCGCGCACGGCGCTCCTCCGCCGGCAACGGCTCGAAGCCCGGCACCACCGGGCCGAACGGCTCGGCCCTGCCCCGCTCGGCGAGGAACTCCTCGGCGGTGCGGATGATCTCCAGGGAATTCTGCCGGCACTCTTCCGAGGTGGAGCCCCACGCGGTGATGCCGTGGCCACCGAGGATCACGCCGATCGCCTGCGGGTTGGCCTTCTTGACGGCCGCGATGTCCAGGCCGAGCTGGAACCCGGGGCGGCGCCAGTCGACCCACACCACGCGGTCGCCGAAGCACTCCTTGGTCAGCGCCGGACCGTCGGCGGCGGTGGCCAGCGCGATACCCGAGTCCGGGTGCAGGTGGTCCACGTGCGTGGCGTCGACCAGGCCGTGCATCGCCGTGTCGATCGACGGCGCGGCGCCACCGCGGCCGTGCAGGCAGTAGTCGAACGCGGCGACCATCTCGTCCTCGCGCTCGACACCGGGGTAGACGCCGGCCAGCGCGCGCAGGCGGTCCAGCCGCAGCACGGCCAGCCCGGCCTCGGTCAGCGTGCCCAGATCACCCCCGGATCCCTTGACCCACAGCAGTTCCGTGGGCTGCCCGGTGACCGGGTCGGTCTCGCTGCCCTTGGCGGAGGTGTTGCCCCCGGCGTAGTTGGTGTTGCGCGGGTCCGCACCCAGGGCGTTGCTGCGCCGGATGAGTTCGGCGGCGGGATTGTTCGTCATGGTGGTTCAGGCCCCCCAGCCGGCCTGCCGGCCGTCGGCTCGTTCGGCGACGATCTTGTCCTGGTACCCGCTGCGGTGGTAGGCCGCGATCGGGTCCGGGTCCAGCCCGGACTCCTCCCGCAGCTCGGCCAGCAGCGGCCGCACGTCGGTGTTGTAGGCGTCCATCAGCACCGCGTTGGCGCCGAGCACGTCACCCGCCTGCTGGGCGGCGAACAGGGCGTCCCGGTCGACCAGCAGGGCCTTCGCGGTGGCCTCCTGCACGTTGAGCACCGAGCGGATGATGGCGGGGATCTTCGCCTCGATGTTGTGGCACTGGTCGAGCATGAAGTTGATACCGGCGGACGGGTCGAGCGCGTCCGCACGCACGATCTCCCACATGATGCGGAACAGCTGGAACGGGTCGGCGGCGCCGGCCATCAGGTCGTCATCGGCGTAGAAGCGCGAGTTGAAGTCGAACGCACCGAGCTTGCCCTGCCGCAGCAGGAACGCCACGATGAACTCGATGTTGGTGCCGGGCGCGTGGTGGCCGGTGTCGATGCAGACCGTGGCCTTCGGGCCGAGCTCGACGCAGTGCGCGTAGGAGGTGCCCCAGTCCGGGATGTCGGTGGCGTAGAAGGCCGGTTCGAACAGCTTGTACTCCAGCAGGATCCGCTGGTCCGCGCCGAGCCGGTCGTAGGCTTCGCGCAGCGCCGCGGCGAGCCGGTCCTGGCGGCTGCGCAGGTCGTCCTGGCCGGGGTAGTTGATGCCGTCGGAGAACCACAGCTTCAGGTCCCGCGAGCCCGTGACGTCCATGATGTCGATCGCCTCGAGCAGGTGATCGGTGGCCTTGCGGCGGATCGCCGGGTCCGGGTTGGTGACCGAGCCGAGCTTGTAGTCCTCGTCCTGGAAGACGTTGGTGTTGATCGCCCCGATGGCGATGCCGAGATCGTTGGCGTAGCGGGACAGCGCCCCGAAGTCGCCGACCCGGTCCCACGGGATGTGCAGGGCCACGGTGGGCGCGATACCGGTCAGCTCGTGCACCTTCGCCGCGTCGGCGATCTTCTCCTCCGGGGTGCGGGGGACGCCGGGCTGCGGGAACACCTTGAACCGGGTGCCGGAGTTGGCGAAGGCCCACGACGGCGTCTCGATCCGCTGTGCCCGCAGGGCTTCTTTCACGGCGGTCAGGTCGGACAACGGGATCACTTTCCTTCCAGGTGGAAGACCTCGGTGAGCAGCTGGAACCCCTCGTCGGGACCGCGGCCGCCGAGGCCGGTGAAGAACTCGGCCATCTCGGCCTGCCAGCGGGCGTTGACGTCGGTGCGCGCCATCGCCGCCTGCGCGGCTTCGAGATCATCGGCCTCGACGTAGCCGATCAGCAGGCCGTCGTCGCGCAGGAACAGCGAATAGTTGCGCCACCCGCTGTCGGTCAGCGCCTGCCGCATCTCCGGCCACACCGCGCGGTGCCGCTCGGTGTACTCGGCCGTCCGCTCGGGTTTGACCTGCAGGCAGAAGCAGTATCGGGCCATGGGTTCGTCCCTCGGTGGAAACCCGGCCGGGCCGCCGGCGCGGCCCGGCCGGGGAGCATCAGAAGTTGTACTGGTCGATGTTGCTCGCGTCGAACACCGTCGGCGGGCCGAGGACGATCTCGCCGTCCTTGCCGATGGTGTACTCACCGAGCTTGCCCGCCTTGAACTTCTGGCCCTCGGCACCGGTGATCTGGCCGGAAGCCAGCGCGACACCGGCGTAGGCGGCCAGGTAGCCGATGTCGGCCGGGTTCCACAGCGCGAACTTGGTGACCGTGCCGTCCTTGACGTACTCACGCATCTGGTTCGGCGTGCCCAGGCCGGTCACCGCGACCTTGCCCTTGTAGGCCGAGGAGCTGATGTAGCGGGCGGCCGCGGCGATGCCGACGGTGGTGGGCGCGACGATCGCCTTCAGATTCGGGTACGACTGGAGCAGGCCCTGCGCCTCCTGGAACGACTTCTGGTCGTCGTCGTTGCCGTAGGCGACCTTCACCAGCTTCAGGTTCGCGTACTCGGGCTTGGCCAGCTGCTGCTTGAACACCTCGATCCAGGCGTTCTGGTTCGTGGCGTTCGGGGTCGCCGACAGGATCGCGATCTCGCCGGATCCGCCGGCCAGCTCGCCGGCCATCTTCGCCAGCTGCTCGCCGATGCCCTCGGTGGTGGCCTGGTTGATGAACACGTCGCGGCAGTCCTTGGCCGCGTCGGAGTCGAACGCCACGACCTTCATGCCGGACCCGCGGGCCTGGTTGAGCGACGGGCACACCGCGTTCGGGTCGTTCGCGGCGATGCCGATGACGTCCTGCTGCTGCTGGATCAGCGTGTTGATGTAGCTGACCTGCGAGGAGGCGCTGGCGTCGTTCGGACCGACCAGCTTGTACCGGCCCTTGAGCTCGTCCAGCGCGGTCTTGCCGCCGCCCACCTCGATGTCCGAGTACGGGTTGTTGAGCTGCTTGGGCAGGAAGGCCATCTTGACGTCTTCCTTGGTGGCCGCGTTCGGGTTCGCCTGCGCGGTGGACTGCGCCCCGCCGCCGGCGGAGCTGCTGTCGTTCTTGGTGGTGCCACCGCACGCGGCGACCGTCAGCACGAGGGCTGCCGACACCGCACCGGCGAGGAGTCGTCTCTTCATGGGCGTTTCGCCTTTCTACGTGGTCGCCCGGCGCCGCAGCGCAGCCCGGAACCTGATGACGATGTTGGGCAGGAGCACCGAGATGATCAGCAGCACCCCGGTGACGACGTTGAGCGCTTCGTTCGACACGTCCTGCAGGCGCAGGGCGTTCTGCAGCGTGGCCAGCAGGACGACCCCGGCGAGCACGCCCGGCAGGGTGCCCTTGCCGCCGAAGATGGACACACCGCCGAGCAGGACCGCCGCCACCACGGCCAGCTCCATGCCCAGGCCGTTGTCGGCACGGGCGCTGGAGTAGCGCAGCGTCCACAGCACCCCGGCGAGACCGGCGACCAGCCCGCTGACCACGTACAGCCAGAACTTCAGCGGCGCCACGCGGATGCCCGCGAACCGGGCGGCCTGCTCGCTCGCGCCGGCCGCGAACACCGACCGCCCGATCGGGGTCGCGTGCAGCACCAGGCCGAACACCAGCGCCAGCACGACGAGCGGGATCAGCACGTTCGGGATCGCACCGCCGCCGATCGTGCCGGTCACCCAGGAGGTGTAGTCGCGTGGGAAGTCGGCCACCGCGGAGTCGCCCAGCACCACGAACGCCAGCCCGCGGTACAGCGCCAGGGTGCCGATGGTGACGGCCAGCGACGGCAGTTTCAGCACGGTCACGAAGAACCCGTTCAGCGCGCCCAGCACCGCCCCGAGCACCAGGCACAGCGGGATGATCGTCTCGATGGGCAGGCCGCGGTTCCACAGATCACCCATCACCGCCGAGGTGAGGCCGAGCGTGCTCGCCACCGACAGATCGATCTCGCCGGTCACGATCACGAACGTCATCGGCAGCGCGATCAGCGCGATCGGCAGCAGGTCCAGCAGCAGGAAGGTGAAGTTGCGGCTGCTGCCGAAGTTCTCGACCGCGCCGGACGCGATCACCAGCACCAGCACCGTGATCACGATGACCGCCGCGTCCCAGCTCGCCAGGCGGGACAGCCACGCCGGCCGCGTCCCCTTGTCAGACATGGGAATCCCTCTTCTTCAGTGACTTGGCGACCCGCACGGCGACCAGCCGGTCCGCCCCGATCGCGAGCAGGATCAGCGCGCCGACGATGGCCTGCTGCCAGAACTGGTTGATGTCGAGGACGGCCAGCGAGCTGCCGATGACGGTGAGCAGCAGCGCACCCAGGCCCGCGCCCCACACGGTGCCGCTGCCGCCGAACACCGCGACCCCGCCGACCACCGCGGCGGCGACCACGTTCAGCTCGTAGCCGTTGCCGGCGGCGGCGTCGATCGTGCCGAAGCGCGCGGCGAACAGCACCCCGGCGACCCCGGCGAGCGCACCGGAGACCACGAAGGCGGCGATGGTGTTGCGGCCGACCTTGATCCCGGCCAGCTCCGCGGCCTGCGGGCTGGACCCCATCGCGTACAGCTCGCGGCCGGCGCGGTAGCTGCGCAGCACGATCCCCGCGACCACCAGCACGATCGCGGCGATCAGCACCAGCCACGGGATGCCCAGGATGGCGGAATTGCCGAAGCGCAGGAAGTGCCCGGGCAGCTCGTCGGCGTTGATCTGCTCGCCGCCGGCCCAGAAGTAGGCCGCGCCGCGGAAGGCGTAGAGCGTGCCGAGGGTGACCACCAGCGCGGGCACCTTGCCGAACCGGACCACGGCACCGTTGAGCGCCCCGCACGCCGCGCCGACCGCGACGCCGGTGATCAGCGCCACGATCACCGGCAGGCCCTGGTTGGCCTGCAGCAGCGAGCCGGTCGCGAACGCGGACAGGCCGAGCACCGAGCCGACCGACAGGTCGATGTTGCGGGTGATCATCACGGTCGCCTGCCCGACCGCGAGCACCGCAAGGATCGCGGTGTTCAGCAGGATGTCGCGGACGCTCTGCGCGGACAGGAACCGCGCGTTCTGCGTCGCGGTGAACGCGACCAGCACGACCAGGGCGAGCACGATGCCCGCCTCACGCGCCCGGAACAACCCGCCGAGCCGGAACCGGCCACCTGCCGCGGTCCGCCCCGGGTTCATCTTGGGTGCTACCGCTTTCGTCGCGTTCACGCCGCCTCCTTTCCGGACGCGCCGAGGCGCGACAGCATCATCACGTCGGCGAGCGTGGTGCTCGATGATCCGGACCTGCCCGCAGTCCTCATGCCACCGCTCCCTGGCCCATCGCCGCGAACATCACAGAGTCCTCACTGGCCTGTGCGCCCGGGATCTCCGCGACGATCCGGCCCTCCCGCATCACCAGCACGCGGTCGGCCATGCCGAGCACCTCGGGCAGCTCGGACGACACCATGATCACCGCGACCCCGTCGGCTGCCAGGGACGACATCAGCCGGTGCACCTCGGCCTTCGTGCCGACGTCGATGCCCCGCGTCGGCTCGTCGACGATCAGCACGCTCGGCGCCATCGACAGCCACTTGGCCAGCACGACCTTCTGCTGGTTGCCGCCGGACAGCGTGCCGACGAGGTCGGTGAGGCGGCCGTACTTGGTCTGCAGGCGCTCGGTCCAGCGCAGTGCTTCGCGGCGTTCGCCGCCGCCGAACAGGAACCCCAGCTTCGCCAGCGCGCCCGAGCGGGGCAGGGTCACGTTCCGCTCGATCGACAGGTCCATCACCAGCCCCTGCTGCCGGCGGTCCTCGGGCACGAGTGCCATGCCCGCGGCCATGGCGGCCCGGGGCGAGCCCGGTTTGAGCTTGCGCCCGTGCAGCTTCACGGTTCCCGCGTCGCGCTCGTCGACGCCGAACACGGCCTGGACCACTTCGGACCGTCCACTGCCGACCAGCCCGGCGAAGGCCACGATCTCCCCGGCCCGCACCGAGAACGAGATGTCCCGGAAGACGCCCTCGCGGGTGAGGCCGTCCACTTCGAGCACCACCTCGCCCGGTTCGACGTCCTGCTTGGGGAACAACGCGTCCAGCTCGCGGCCGACCATGCGGCGGACCATCTCGTCGACGGTCAGCTGGTCCAGTGGATCGGTGGAGACGTGCCGGCCGTCCCGCATGATCGTCACGCGCTGGCACAGCTCGGTGATCTCCTCGAAGCGGTGTGAGATGAACATGATGGCCGCGCCCTCGTCGCGCAGGGTGCGCGCGACCGAGAACAGGCGCTCGACCTCGACCAGCGACAGCGCCGCGGTCGGCTCGTCCATGATCAGCACCCGCGCGTCGGCGGAGAGC
The sequence above is a segment of the Amycolatopsis viridis genome. Coding sequences within it:
- a CDS encoding L-rhamnose mutarotase translates to MARYCFCLQVKPERTAEYTERHRAVWPEMRQALTDSGWRNYSLFLRDDGLLIGYVEADDLEAAQAAMARTDVNARWQAEMAEFFTGLGGRGPDEGFQLLTEVFHLEGK
- a CDS encoding bifunctional aldolase/short-chain dehydrogenase, coding for MTNNPAAELIRRSNALGADPRNTNYAGGNTSAKGSETDPVTGQPTELLWVKGSGGDLGTLTEAGLAVLRLDRLRALAGVYPGVEREDEMVAAFDYCLHGRGGAAPSIDTAMHGLVDATHVDHLHPDSGIALATAADGPALTKECFGDRVVWVDWRRPGFQLGLDIAAVKKANPQAIGVILGGHGITAWGSTSEECRQNSLEIIRTAEEFLAERGRAEPFGPVVPGFEPLPAEERRARAAALAPVIRGLASTDQRQVGHYTDSDVVLDFLSREKLQPLAALGTSCPDHFLRTKVRPLVVDLPGTAPLADVVARLTELHAAYRADYRAYYERHATPDSPAMRGADPAIVLVPGVGMFSFGKDKQTARVAGEFYVNAINVMRGAEAVSRYAPIPESEKFRIEYWALEEAKLQRMPKPKPLAGRVALVTGAGSGIGRAIAERLAAEGACVAIADLNGDAAEEVARSIGGTDRAVSVVANVTDADAVSAAVDATVLAFGGIDLVVNNAGLSISKPLLETTEKDWDFQHDVMAKGSFLVSRAAAKAMIAQGLGGDIVYISSKNSVFAGPNNVAYGAAKADQAHQVRLLAAELGEHGIRVNGVNPDGVVRGSGIFAGGWGAQRAAVYGVPEEDLGKFYAQRTILKREVLPEHVAAAVFALTGGDLTHTTGLHVPVDAGVAAAFLR
- the rhaI gene encoding L-rhamnose isomerase, with translation MIPLSDLTAVKEALRAQRIETPSWAFANSGTRFKVFPQPGVPRTPEEKIADAAKVHELTGIAPTVALHIPWDRVGDFGALSRYANDLGIAIGAINTNVFQDEDYKLGSVTNPDPAIRRKATDHLLEAIDIMDVTGSRDLKLWFSDGINYPGQDDLRSRQDRLAAALREAYDRLGADQRILLEYKLFEPAFYATDIPDWGTSYAHCVELGPKATVCIDTGHHAPGTNIEFIVAFLLRQGKLGAFDFNSRFYADDDLMAGAADPFQLFRIMWEIVRADALDPSAGINFMLDQCHNIEAKIPAIIRSVLNVQEATAKALLVDRDALFAAQQAGDVLGANAVLMDAYNTDVRPLLAELREESGLDPDPIAAYHRSGYQDKIVAERADGRQAGWGA
- a CDS encoding ABC transporter permease codes for the protein MNATKAVAPKMNPGRTAAGGRFRLGGLFRAREAGIVLALVVLVAFTATQNARFLSAQSVRDILLNTAILAVLAVGQATVMITRNIDLSVGSVLGLSAFATGSLLQANQGLPVIVALITGVAVGAACGALNGAVVRFGKVPALVVTLGTLYAFRGAAYFWAGGEQINADELPGHFLRFGNSAILGIPWLVLIAAIVLVVAGIVLRSYRAGRELYAMGSSPQAAELAGIKVGRNTIAAFVVSGALAGVAGVLFAARFGTIDAAAGNGYELNVVAAAVVGGVAVFGGSGTVWGAGLGALLLTVIGSSLAVLDINQFWQQAIVGALILLAIGADRLVAVRVAKSLKKRDSHV
- the rhaS gene encoding rhamnose ABC transporter substrate-binding protein, translated to MKRRLLAGAVSAALVLTVAACGGTTKNDSSSAGGGAQSTAQANPNAATKEDVKMAFLPKQLNNPYSDIEVGGGKTALDELKGRYKLVGPNDASASSQVSYINTLIQQQQDVIGIAANDPNAVCPSLNQARGSGMKVVAFDSDAAKDCRDVFINQATTEGIGEQLAKMAGELAGGSGEIAILSATPNATNQNAWIEVFKQQLAKPEYANLKLVKVAYGNDDDQKSFQEAQGLLQSYPNLKAIVAPTTVGIAAAARYISSSAYKGKVAVTGLGTPNQMREYVKDGTVTKFALWNPADIGYLAAYAGVALASGQITGAEGQKFKAGKLGEYTIGKDGEIVLGPPTVFDASNIDQYNF
- a CDS encoding L-fucose/L-arabinose isomerase family protein, with the translated sequence MTLERITPRRTRVGLVAGGLGAYWPQFPQLLPQLQASARRVAERLSGLDCEVVDAGFVSDAREGAAAAEELRVADCDVIIGFLTTYLTSSILVPVAQRSGAPVLLLNLQPTEAMDHATFDTGAWLAYCGACPLPEMANAFRRAGVEFRSVSGYLEDERAWTRIERWIAAAGVRAALRHGRHGLLGHLYPGMMDVATDPTLVSAQLGGHVEILEIDDLRVRVEQVTDAETRARMDLAREIFDVDDSVVEDDFAWGAKVSVALDRLVEDFALDSLAYYHRGLDGETHERVGAGFILGASLLTARGIPAAGEYELRNSLAMLIMDRLGAGGSFTELQALNFRDNVVEMGHDGPAHLAISARKPLLRGLGVYHGKRGWGVSVEFDVRHGPVTLLGLGQDRDGTFSLVASEGAVVPGPLLEIGNTTSRVDFGCDPGEWTDAWSGTGVDHHWALGVGHRVPELTAVADLLGLELRVVRV
- a CDS encoding ABC transporter permease; this translates as MSDKGTRPAWLSRLASWDAAVIVITVLVLVIASGAVENFGSSRNFTFLLLDLLPIALIALPMTFVIVTGEIDLSVASTLGLTSAVMGDLWNRGLPIETIIPLCLVLGAVLGALNGFFVTVLKLPSLAVTIGTLALYRGLAFVVLGDSAVADFPRDYTSWVTGTIGGGAIPNVLIPLVVLALVFGLVLHATPIGRSVFAAGASEQAARFAGIRVAPLKFWLYVVSGLVAGLAGVLWTLRYSSARADNGLGMELAVVAAVLLGGVSIFGGKGTLPGVLAGVVLLATLQNALRLQDVSNEALNVVTGVLLIISVLLPNIVIRFRAALRRRATT
- a CDS encoding rhamnulokinase, with the translated sequence MRLAAADLGASSGRVMAGTVGPGVLSVAEVHRFPNGGVRVARAGGSTLHWDVLGLYREVLTGIRAAHRDGELAGIGIDSWAVDYGLLDASGALLGNPVNYRDSRTAGIPERVLETVPARELFGITGLQQLPFNTLYQLLAEHDLRSAETMLLIPDLLNYWLTGARGAERTNASTTQLYDVRSRDWATGLAERLGIPHRLLPPLHDPGTVVGTLRPDLAAELALPELPVVAVGSHDTASAVVGVPAEPGTNFAYISSGTWSLVGLELEAPELGDAARAANFTNEAGVDGTIRFLRNVTGLWVLSESLRTWQARGTPVPLSEVLAQAAGVPALSAVVDIDAPVFLPPGDMPARIRQVCADTGQRVPETPGEIARCVLDSLALAYRRTVRQASELTGRPVDVVHVVGGGARNELLCQLTADACGVPVLAGPVEAAALGNVLVQARALGADLPDLAAMRALIRATHELRRYEPAGDAADWAGAAARIDPGVVA
- a CDS encoding (Fe-S)-binding protein — encoded protein: MRVAVQVTCINDAMFPDTGEAVFTLLRRLGVAADFPAAQTCCAQPMVNTGYLDEAVPVVRNFVDAFAGYDAIVTPSGSCAGSVRHQHAMVARRSGDDRLAEAVAQTSPKVYELTEFLVDVLGVTDVGAYFPHRVTYHPTCHSLRMLGVGDRPLRLLRAVRGIDLVELPAANECCGFGGTFAVKNAETSTAMGADKARHVLGTGAEVLVAGDNSCLLHIGGLLSRQRTGVRVMHLAEVLARTEDA